The DNA region taagtaaataaaatctttttttaaaaaaataaagattgggggccaggtggtggtgaagcgggttgagcgcacgcggcgcaaagtgcaaggaacagcatagagatcccggttcgagcccccggctccccacttgcaggggagtcgcttcacaggcagtgaagcaggtctgcaggtgtctatctttctctccccgtctgtcttcccctcctctctcagtttctctctgttctatccaacaacaatgacaacaataatattaacaacaacgatagagaacaagggcgacaaaagggaaaaaatggcctccaggaggagtggattcatagtgcaggcaccgagccccagcaataatcctggaggcaaaaaaaaaattttttttaattaaaaaaaattaaagatctgGGATAttaattttttgtaatttttgttgatttaataatgcttgacaagatagtaggataagaggggtacaatttccaccaccagagttccacatcctttctcctccattggaagttcctgttctttatccctcttgggagtatggacccagggtcattatggggtacagaaggtggatggtctggcttctataattgctcctctgctgagcataggcattggcagatcaatccataccccaagcctgtttctatctttccctagtggagcagggatctggggaggtaaggcttcagaacacaatggtggggtggtctgcccaggggaagccgagttggtgtcatggtagcatctgcaacttggcagctgaaaaatcattaagatataaagcagaacaaattgttgattaatcaggaacttaaaggcaagaatagagcataTGAGATTTGAGAActccaatttggaaaaaaaaatctagtaggtctattttagctattttccaaggggcccatgactttactaagttttgcctgaacccaacagctaacatgcaggttgtGCTCAGAATTGGGAATATGACTAGAaagctaccataatgccaatcagacttcccagggcagatgacccccccaatatgtcctggaaccccatctccccagatccctgccccactagggaaagagagaggcaggctgggagaatggatcaatctgtcaacacccatgttcagcggggaagcaattacagaagccagaccttccactttctgcaccccataatgaccctgggtccatgctcccagagggatgaagaatagggaagctatcaggggaggggatgggatagggagctctggtggtgggaattgtatccctcttatcctatggtcttgtcagtgtttccattttataaataaatacattaaaataaagaaataaaagactaaagggagtcgggtgatagcgcagcgggttaagtgcaaaatgcaaggacgggagtaagggtcccagtttgagccccaggctccccacctcaggggagtcgcttcacaggtggtgaagcaagtctgcaggtgtctctctttctctcccccctctgtcttcccctcctcacttgatttctctgtcctatccaacaacgacaggaataacaacaatgacaataacaacaagggcaacaaaatgggaaaaatggcctccaggagcagtagattcatagtgtcggcatggagccccagcaataatcccggaggcaaaaaataaataaataataaaataacaggagctaagcaatactctggtaaaaaaaaaaaaaagtcacatgcgTGTGTGTGCACACTCGTATGGATGTGTGCGTACCACTGCCCCAGATGtgtacaatttcaccactcctagcttggtttgatatttattttacttttgagagacagagagaaggagttaCACCACAGCAGAAATGCTTCCTCCACTTCCGTGAGACTTTGACGTTAAGAgtgaaggctcaaacctggaccacaaAGGTGGGAGGGGAATGAACCCTATGGGGAGAGTTAACCCTCAGCCCTCCTCACTCTCCTTCTGAATCAGATCGAATCATCATCattcttagaccagggagaccagaagcaactggtcttgtctgtttataagatacaactatatggagtttacagtcaacaatatttatacccctttcccatatttgggagctactctcttccctgatccagcttcctggtctttttactagccatgacatcatctccccagacaataacttggatccacctgcatatcacatgtcaggctcagaaaaaaaaaaaaaaagtatagtcatgggcactttggaatataactaaaatagacctactatctacaaaacagaggaccccccccccaaatcttcatctgcactattccagcctttaggttcatggttagtcaataatttgtttgctttatatatttttaatatttatttattctcttttgttgcccttgttttattgttgtagttattattgttgttgatgttgtcattgttggatagaacagagagaaatggagagaagaggggaagacagagaggggagagaaagatagacacctgagacctgcttcaccacctgtgaagcgactcctctgcaggtggggagctgcagctTAAaccatccttacgctggtccttgcactttgtgccacctgcccttaacccactgcgctaccacccgactccttctgctttatatgttaactcttttttcagccaccagattccagatggtaccatgatgtcaaccagacttcctagggctatgatcccaccaatgtgtcctggactccgcttccccagagctccacctcaccagggcaagaaagagacaggctgggagaatggatcgacccgtcaatgcccatgtttagcggggaagcaattacagaagccagaccttccaccttctgcatcccacaatgactttgggtccatactcccagagggttaaagaatgggaaagctatcaggggaggggatgggatacaaagttctggtggtgggaattgtgtggagctataccccttttatcctatgttttttgtcagtgtttcctttttataaataaaaattataaaaaataaaagatacaacTATATGTGAAAAGCataaaatggcataaatcatgatgaggtcttgtatgatacagcaaatcctaaccatgagatttctaaagtcaaccaaattcccaGATAATGtggctacaataataactattgggggtcgggcggtagcgcagagggttaagcacatgtggcgcaaagcgcaaggaccaacctaaggatcctggttcgagcccccggctccccacctgcaggggagtcacttcacaggcggtgaagcaggtctgcaggtgtctgtctttctctccccctctgtcttccccttctctcaccatttctctctgtcctacccaacaacaacaacggcaattaaaatggggaaaatgacctccaggagcagtggattcatagtgcaggcacggagccccagcgataaccccggaggcaaaaaaataaataagtcatcacCATATCTAAATCTGAGACTGTAACTTCCATCAGTAGGCCTCTTGACTTCTGAATCATTCTACGGTACTTCCGTTCACAAAAAAAAGTGTTCTCAGAGCCCTCTTGATGTCCTTGTTCCTCAGACTGTAGATGAAGGGGTTCAGCATGGGGGTGACCACAGTGTACAGCACTGAGGCTGTGGAAATGGAGTGTGGACTGTGGGGAGCAGCAGAGCTAAGATACACCCCTAAGAGTGTACAGTAAAACAAGCAGACAACTGAGAGGTGAGAGGCACAAGTGGAAAAGGCTTTGGACTTCCCCTGAGCGGATGACATTCTACGGATGCAGGAAACAATCTTAGAGTAAGAGTGAAGGATGCCAGCAAAAGGCCCAGCACACAGCAGCAGAGCTGCAAGATACATCACTATGTTATTCAGAAAGGTGTCCGAACAGGCCAGTTGGAGcagctggttgagctcacagATATAGTGGGGGATTGCCAGGTCTGTGCAGAAAGACAGTCTCAACGCCATTAAGCTTTCAAACAAGGAATGCAGGGCACTGGTGATCCAGGACACCAGAACCAGTAGCCCACAGAGCCTGGGATTCATGATGACCGTGTAGTGCAGGGGgtggcagatggccacatagcggtcatacgCCATCACTGACAAGAGAAAAATATCCAATACGGCAAAGAGTACGCAAAAATAAATCTGGGTGAGGCAGCCCGCATAGGTGATGGCTTGGTTCCGTGTGCAGATGTTGTACAGCATCTTGGGGACGGTGGTGGAGGTGAAACAGATGTCCACCAAGGACAGGTTggagaggaagaagtacatgggggtgtggaggTGGGAGTCTGAGCTGACGGCCAGGATGAGGAGAAGGTTTCCCCACACAGTGAGCAGGTACATGGACAGGAAGAGCCCAAATATAGTGGACTGCATGGCTGGTTTCTCTGATAATCCCAGAAGAAGAAATTCTGTTGCTTGTGTTCTGTTCTCTGCTTCCATATTACGGCTGCAAGCATCAGGAAAGAAAAGGgtgaaaggggagtcgggtgatagcgcagcgggttaagcgcacgtggcgcgaagcgcaaggatgggagtaaggatcccagttcgaacccccggctccccacctgcaggggagtcgcttcccaggcagtgaagcaggtctacaggtgtctgtcttcctttccctcctctgtcttcccctcctctctccatttctctctgtcctatccaacgacaacatcaataacaacaataataactacaacaataaaacaagggcaacaaaagggaataagtaaattaaaattaaaaaattaaagaaagaaagaaagaaaagaaagaaagaagaaagaaaggaaggaaggaagaaagaaatcaagaaagaaagaaagaaagaaagaaagaaagaaagagagaaagaaagaaagaaagaaagaaaagagtagggtggtagtgcagtgggttaagcgcacgtggtgcaaagcacaaggaccagcgtaaggatcccggttcgagcccccggctccccacctgcaggggagtcgcttcccaggcggtgaagcagatctgcaggtgtctgtctttctctccccctctctgtcttcccctcctctctccatgtctctctgtcctgtctaacaatgacgacaacagtaacaataataactacaacaacaataaaaaaaaaggcatcaaaagggaaaataaatatcaaaaaaaattttaaagaaaggaggaggagccaggcagtagcacagcaggttaagcgcacatggctcaatcacaaggactgtcataaggatcccggttcaagcccccagctccccaccacaagggggtcacttcaccagcagtgaagcaggtctttaggtgtctatcattctttttttttaactttttttatatttatttattcccttttgttgcccttgttttattgttgtagttattattgttgttgtcattgttggataggagagaaatggagagaggaggggaagacagagaggaggagagaaagacagacacctgcagacctgcttcactgcctgggaagcgattcccctgcaggtggggagccggggctcgaaccaggatctttatgcctgtccttgcatttatgccatgtgagtttaacccgctgcgctacgccgactcccaggtgtctgtctttctctcccccctctgtcttcccttcctccctcgatttctctctgtcctatccaacaacagctatgacaacaataacaattacaataagcacaacaagagcaaaatggggggggggagaaagaaagggataagaaagagaagaacaaaaatagataataggaagaaaagaaaaatagtaaaacaggacagaggatagatagcatcatggttctgcaaagagactctcatgccaaagccccgcttcaatcccctgcaccaccataagccagaacacaACAGtggtctggtttaaaaaaaaaaaaaaaaaaggacaataggaggagggggagaaaaaggagggggaggagaagagggagaaggaaactgGTAAAACCTCTCCACCTACAACTCACACTTCCTTACTCCATGAGGTACAGGACTTCTTAAATATTAGCTACATCTGTAGAAcctctctgtgtcctcctcaCTTTGAAAACTCCAAATGACTTCTCTCTTTAACGTGTTATGTAAATGAACtttaaatacaaaggaaaaactaagaaaaataaacacatggATTGCTTGACCTGGACACTTGagcacaaatcttcatctgcaatattccagcctttaggttcatgatgagtcaacaatttgctctgctttcttttttttttaaatatttaatttatttattcccctttgttgcccttgttttattgttgtagttatcactgttgttgttgttgatgttgtcgttgttggacaggacagaaatggagagaggagggaatgacagagagggagagaaagacagacacctgcagacctgcttcaccgcctgggaagcgactcccctgcaggtggggagccgggggtttgagccaggatccttacaccggttcatTAACTC from Erinaceus europaeus chromosome 23, mEriEur2.1, whole genome shotgun sequence includes:
- the LOC103116149 gene encoding olfactory receptor-like protein OLF4: MEAENRTQATEFLLLGLSEKPAMQSTIFGLFLSMYLLTVWGNLLLILAVSSDSHLHTPMYFFLSNLSLVDICFTSTTVPKMLYNICTRNQAITYAGCLTQIYFCVLFAVLDIFLLSVMAYDRYVAICHPLHYTVIMNPRLCGLLVLVSWITSALHSLFESLMALRLSFCTDLAIPHYICELNQLLQLACSDTFLNNIVMYLAALLLCAGPFAGILHSYSKIVSCIRRMSSAQGKSKAFSTCASHLSVVCLFYCTLLGVYLSSAAPHSPHSISTASVLYTVVTPMLNPFIYSLRNKDIKRALRTLFFVNGSTVE